A genomic stretch from Cellulomonas sp. KRMCY2 includes:
- a CDS encoding ubiquitin-like domain-containing protein produces MPSSSPTDRPRRRLPDRGRLAAQAVVLALVVAGTSAFAALNKTITLDVDGSVSTVNAFGRTVADVLETQGVAVADGDLVVPAPGQLVADQSVVVVRHGRDVVVEIDGAQQTIWTTALTVDEVVAELGLRAGFRASASRSAVVGRDVLRLSTVKTVHLVVDGHTVDLSTTAPTVREVLLDADVVLGEYDRVSVALDAAAVDGLMVLVTRVAGVARSETTTMPFETVHEDDATLAQGREVVSVRGAEGTRAVTYLAFEVGGVEVGRSILAEVEVTAPVNEVVRVGTFTGPDLSSVAPVEPGTSRAIGYELLLARGWDDTEWACLDALFAKESGWRVNALNSSSGAYGIPQALPGSKMASVADDWQTNPATQITWGLNYITGRYGTPCGAWAQADAKGWY; encoded by the coding sequence GTGCCCTCCTCCTCGCCCACCGACCGGCCACGCCGCCGGTTGCCGGACCGAGGTCGTCTTGCGGCACAGGCCGTCGTCCTGGCACTCGTCGTTGCCGGGACGAGCGCGTTCGCGGCGCTGAACAAGACGATCACCCTCGACGTGGACGGGTCGGTCTCGACGGTCAACGCCTTCGGCCGCACCGTGGCCGACGTCCTGGAGACCCAGGGCGTCGCGGTGGCGGACGGCGACCTCGTGGTCCCGGCGCCCGGCCAGCTGGTGGCGGACCAGTCCGTCGTCGTCGTGCGGCACGGTCGTGACGTGGTCGTGGAGATCGACGGCGCCCAGCAGACGATCTGGACGACCGCGCTGACGGTCGACGAGGTCGTCGCCGAGCTGGGGCTGCGTGCGGGCTTCCGGGCCTCCGCATCGAGGTCGGCAGTGGTCGGGCGGGACGTCCTGCGGCTCTCGACGGTCAAGACCGTGCACCTGGTGGTGGACGGTCACACGGTCGACCTGAGCACGACGGCGCCGACAGTCCGTGAGGTCCTGCTCGACGCCGACGTGGTGCTGGGTGAGTACGACCGGGTCTCGGTCGCGCTGGATGCCGCAGCCGTCGACGGCCTGATGGTCCTGGTGACGCGCGTCGCAGGCGTCGCACGCTCCGAGACGACGACGATGCCGTTCGAGACGGTGCACGAGGACGACGCGACCCTCGCCCAGGGGCGCGAGGTCGTGTCCGTGCGCGGTGCCGAGGGCACCCGCGCCGTGACCTACCTGGCCTTCGAGGTGGGCGGCGTCGAGGTCGGCCGTTCGATCCTTGCCGAGGTCGAGGTGACGGCGCCGGTCAACGAGGTCGTCCGGGTGGGGACGTTCACGGGTCCTGACCTGTCCTCCGTCGCTCCGGTCGAGCCGGGTACCTCGCGGGCGATCGGGTACGAGCTGCTGCTGGCCCGCGGCTGGGACGACACCGAGTGGGCCTGCCTCGACGCGCTGTTCGCCAAGGAGAGCGGCTGGCGGGTCAACGCGCTGAACTCCTCGAGCGGTGCCTACGGCATCCCGCAGGCGCTCCCGGGCTCGAAGATGGCCTCGGTCGCCGACGACTGGCAGACCAACCCGGCGACCCAGATCACCTGGGGCCTGAACTACATCACAGGCCGCTACGGGACCCCGTGCGGGGCCTGGGCGCAGGCCGACGCCAAGGGTTGGTACTGA
- a CDS encoding TatD family hydrolase, with translation MAGSRERDRSWPPDPEPLPHPIVDGHTHLDSPAPGARGFDGVGEPPTVAEQIARAAALGVTRIVQVGCDLPAARWTDRLVREQPAVLGAVAIHPNEAPLHAGVQEVAPDGLPPARDPRHDVGLDEAIAEVAALARGNDRIRAIGETGLDHFRGGDRARRVQRDAFRAHVAMAKELGLALQIHDRDAHADVLAVLERDGAPERTVFHCFSGDAEMAAVCAAHGWYLSFAGTVTFSGASALRAALHVVPLGQVLLETDAPYLTPHPYRGRPNAPYLVAATARAVATELDLDLGDLCRVVWETSEQVYGPW, from the coding sequence GTGGCCGGCAGCCGCGAGCGTGACCGCTCCTGGCCACCGGATCCCGAGCCGTTGCCGCACCCGATCGTCGACGGGCACACCCACCTGGACAGCCCGGCGCCCGGCGCGCGGGGGTTCGACGGGGTCGGCGAGCCGCCGACGGTGGCCGAGCAGATCGCCAGGGCGGCGGCGCTCGGGGTGACGCGCATCGTGCAGGTCGGCTGCGACCTGCCGGCGGCACGCTGGACCGACCGGCTGGTCCGCGAGCAGCCGGCGGTGCTCGGCGCTGTGGCGATCCACCCCAACGAGGCACCCCTGCACGCCGGTGTCCAGGAGGTCGCACCGGACGGGCTGCCGCCGGCACGGGACCCACGGCACGACGTCGGGCTGGACGAGGCGATCGCCGAGGTCGCCGCCCTGGCCCGGGGCAACGACCGGATCCGGGCCATCGGCGAGACGGGCCTCGACCACTTCCGGGGTGGTGACCGGGCGCGGCGCGTGCAGCGCGACGCGTTCCGGGCACACGTCGCGATGGCCAAGGAGCTCGGCCTCGCCCTGCAGATCCACGACCGCGACGCCCACGCCGACGTGCTCGCCGTGCTCGAGCGCGACGGGGCACCGGAGCGCACCGTGTTCCACTGCTTCTCGGGTGACGCCGAGATGGCAGCCGTGTGCGCGGCCCACGGCTGGTACCTCTCGTTCGCCGGGACGGTGACCTTCTCCGGGGCGAGCGCCCTGCGCGCGGCCCTGCACGTCGTCCCGCTCGGCCAGGTGCTGCTCGAGACCGACGCGCCCTACCTGACGCCGCACCCGTACCGCGGTCGGCCCAACGCGCCGTACCTCGTCGCGGCCACCGCACGGGCTGTCGCGACCGAGCTCGACCTCGACCTCGGCGACCTGTGCCGCGTCGTCTGGGAGACCTCCGAGCAGGTCTACGGTCCCTGGTGA